A section of the Armatimonadota bacterium genome encodes:
- a CDS encoding inositol monophosphatase encodes MLDFAIDLAYRAGTLIRAGAERDVSYELKQYADVVTEVDRASEALIVGAIRARYPDHAIIAEEGSGVSMSSPYTWLIDPLDGTLNFLHGLPIFCVSIALLAYNEPLLGVVYDPMRNELFYAERGRGAFLNGRRLRVSQTSTLARSLLSSGLPYDRFEQPDNNLAELTHLAMLVQDIRRPGSAALDLCAVAAGRTDGHWELGLKPWDVGAGGLIALEAGATVTDWQGEPWRPLGGDRLVATNGLIHTELLAALAEVRRQRSLKLS; translated from the coding sequence ATGCTTGATTTTGCTATCGATCTCGCCTACCGGGCCGGCACGCTGATCCGGGCCGGCGCCGAGCGTGATGTCAGTTACGAATTGAAACAGTACGCCGATGTGGTGACCGAAGTAGATCGGGCCAGTGAAGCGTTGATCGTCGGCGCGATCCGTGCTCGCTATCCCGATCACGCGATTATCGCCGAGGAGGGGAGTGGGGTAAGTATGTCATCGCCCTACACCTGGCTGATCGATCCACTCGATGGTACGCTCAATTTTCTCCACGGGCTGCCGATCTTCTGTGTCTCGATTGCCCTGCTCGCCTATAACGAACCGTTGCTGGGTGTCGTCTACGATCCAATGCGCAACGAGCTGTTCTACGCCGAGCGTGGTCGGGGTGCGTTTCTCAACGGGCGACGGCTGCGGGTTTCGCAGACATCCACGCTGGCCCGTAGTTTGTTGAGTAGTGGATTACCCTACGACCGGTTTGAGCAGCCCGACAATAATCTGGCCGAGTTAACCCATCTGGCGATGCTGGTACAGGATATTCGGCGGCCCGGCTCAGCGGCCCTCGATCTCTGCGCTGTCGCCGCCGGTCGTACCGATGGACACTGGGAGCTTGGGTTGAAGCCATGGGATGTCGGAGCGGGCGGGTTGATCGCCCTCGAAGCGGGGGCCACCGTCACCGACTGGCAGGGTGAGCCGTGGCGACCGCTCGGAGGTGATCGGCTGGTCGCAACCAATGGCCTCATCCATACCGAGCTGCTGGCAGCCCTGGCCGAGGTTCGGCGTCAGCGTTCGCTAAAATTGTCATAG